From a region of the Deinococcus terrestris genome:
- a CDS encoding cell division protein FtsQ/DivIB — protein sequence MTDPDPRPTNRRVPAPKPAPDPVTTEPPASEPAVEDVPPPPPPRRPLNLRPLWWTLGSAAVLGVLAASWFLLPIRTVTVQGHERLSEAQVRRLAGLTPEFGWLYYGRWRAGGLARSPWIEAATVTRRFPDTVVVRVREREPFARWKRPGGEIVTLAEDGTVLPGARNVAGLPLISGWGPDRRAEALALTRALRRYNVQSVAYTPSGFTAATPTTTAWSGDLATLLKYAGAIVQFPDQEIHIYPWGVSVQ from the coding sequence ATGACCGATCCCGACCCCCGGCCAACAAACCGCCGGGTGCCCGCGCCCAAGCCTGCGCCTGACCCTGTCACCACCGAGCCACCTGCCTCTGAGCCCGCCGTGGAGGACGTTCCCCCGCCGCCTCCGCCCCGCCGTCCGCTCAACCTGCGCCCCCTGTGGTGGACGCTGGGGAGTGCAGCGGTCCTGGGCGTGCTCGCGGCAAGCTGGTTCCTCCTGCCCATCCGCACCGTGACGGTGCAGGGCCACGAGCGGCTCTCGGAGGCGCAGGTGCGGCGGCTGGCGGGCCTGACACCGGAGTTCGGGTGGCTGTACTACGGGCGCTGGCGGGCCGGGGGGCTGGCCCGCAGTCCCTGGATTGAGGCGGCGACCGTGACCCGGCGTTTTCCAGACACGGTGGTCGTGCGGGTGCGTGAGCGGGAGCCCTTCGCCCGCTGGAAGAGGCCGGGCGGTGAGATCGTGACGCTGGCCGAGGACGGCACCGTGTTGCCCGGTGCCCGCAACGTGGCCGGACTGCCCCTGATCAGCGGGTGGGGACCCGACCGCCGGGCCGAAGCTTTGGCCCTGACGCGTGCCCTGCGGCGTTACAATGTGCAGTCGGTCGCCTATACCCCCAGCGGGTTCACGGCGGCGACGCCAACCACGACGGCCTGGAGCGGGGACCTTGCCACGCTGCTGAAGTATGCTGGGGCCATCGTGCAATTTCCCGATCAAGAGATCCACATCTACCCCTGGGGGGTGAGCGTCCAGTAA
- the murC gene encoding UDP-N-acetylmuramate--L-alanine ligase — protein MTDLPPTPTPPAPDSSPHYHLMGIGGIGVSAFARLLAARGVRVSGCDEQASELTEGLVRDGIAVAHAHDAAHVAGVDVLVASEAVPKDHPELVAARAAGVEVRPRMALLGELLTASPSVGVIGTHGKTTTTSMIAVAMAGARLDPSAFVGGIVPEFGSNARLGAGPFVAEVDESDRGFAALSCETAVFTNAEDDHVGGNQATYWETVEEQHAAFARFVGQSGRVLYCADWPGLEDLCGGAAERLSYGQAEGADYRALDLRPDAEGTSFTVTRRGEVLGEARVGLPGTHNVLNALAALAVTDLYGGDFRPAADALAAFRGPGRRWQRVGELNGALVVDDYAHNPTKVAAAVQAARQTGRRVRVVFQPHRYLRTQQSWPRLADALMPADEVLILDIAAASEPPIPGIHATLVSDRMREGGHAGVRYLPDRAEVVRYLRETAGVGDLIVTMGAGDVWKLSRELAAGERA, from the coding sequence ATGACTGACCTCCCTCCCACCCCGACCCCCCCGGCTCCCGACTCCTCTCCCCACTATCACCTGATGGGCATCGGCGGCATCGGCGTGAGCGCCTTTGCGCGGCTGCTCGCGGCGCGGGGGGTGCGGGTCAGCGGCTGCGACGAGCAGGCGTCCGAGCTCACCGAGGGGCTGGTGCGCGACGGCATCGCGGTGGCACACGCCCACGACGCCGCGCATGTGGCGGGGGTAGATGTGCTCGTCGCTTCGGAGGCGGTGCCTAAGGACCACCCCGAACTCGTCGCCGCCCGCGCCGCCGGGGTGGAGGTGCGGCCCCGCATGGCGCTGCTGGGGGAGTTGCTGACTGCCTCGCCCTCGGTCGGTGTGATCGGCACCCACGGCAAGACCACCACCACCTCCATGATCGCGGTGGCGATGGCGGGCGCGAGGCTCGATCCCTCTGCCTTCGTCGGCGGCATCGTGCCCGAGTTCGGCTCCAACGCGCGGCTGGGGGCGGGTCCCTTCGTCGCGGAGGTGGACGAGTCCGACCGGGGCTTCGCGGCCCTGAGCTGCGAGACGGCGGTGTTCACCAACGCCGAGGACGACCACGTGGGCGGCAACCAGGCGACCTACTGGGAAACGGTGGAGGAACAGCACGCTGCCTTTGCCCGCTTCGTGGGGCAATCGGGTCGGGTCCTGTACTGCGCCGACTGGCCGGGGCTGGAAGACCTGTGCGGTGGGGCGGCCGAGCGTCTGAGCTACGGCCAGGCGGAAGGGGCCGACTACCGCGCCCTGGACCTGCGCCCCGACGCCGAGGGCACCTCCTTCACCGTGACGCGCCGGGGGGAAGTGCTGGGCGAGGCCCGCGTGGGGCTGCCGGGCACCCACAACGTGCTGAACGCGCTCGCGGCGCTGGCCGTGACCGACCTGTACGGCGGAGACTTCCGTCCCGCTGCCGACGCGCTCGCCGCCTTCCGGGGACCGGGGCGGCGCTGGCAGCGGGTGGGGGAACTGAACGGGGCACTCGTGGTGGACGACTACGCGCACAACCCCACCAAGGTGGCGGCGGCGGTGCAGGCCGCGCGGCAGACCGGGCGGCGGGTGCGGGTGGTGTTTCAGCCCCACCGCTACCTGCGGACCCAGCAGTCCTGGCCCCGGCTGGCCGACGCGCTGATGCCCGCCGACGAGGTGCTGATTCTGGACATCGCAGCGGCCTCCGAGCCGCCTATTCCCGGCATCCACGCCACCCTGGTCAGCGACCGGATGCGCGAGGGCGGGCACGCGGGCGTGCGCTACCTCCCCGACCGCGCCGAGGTCGTGCGCTACCTGCGCGAGACAGCGGGCGTGGGCGACCTGATCGTGACGATGGGAGCGGGCGACGTGTGGAAGCTCTCGCGTGAGCTGGCGGCGGGGGAACGAGCATGA
- a CDS encoding response regulator transcription factor, which produces MRIVIADDHPLFRMGLKYALLHQGFDVVAEAADGLQALSACRTLEPDAALLDVKMPGLTGIEVCERLRQTHPGVVSVLITTFAEPAIVQAARAAGARGYVSKETDPESLARQLRDIVAHPDVDRLPQVEVPRLTPRESEVLPLLAQGFSNKEIAKNLGVSPDTVKDHLARLYVKLEAGDRTEAVSRARSIGLLQ; this is translated from the coding sequence TTGAGAATCGTGATTGCCGACGACCACCCCCTCTTCCGCATGGGCCTGAAGTACGCGCTGCTGCACCAGGGCTTCGACGTGGTTGCGGAAGCCGCCGACGGCCTCCAGGCCCTGAGCGCCTGCCGGACCCTGGAACCCGACGCCGCCCTCCTCGACGTGAAGATGCCCGGCCTGACCGGCATCGAGGTCTGCGAGCGGCTGCGCCAGACCCACCCCGGCGTCGTCAGCGTCCTGATCACCACCTTTGCCGAGCCCGCCATCGTGCAGGCGGCGCGGGCGGCCGGGGCACGCGGCTACGTGAGCAAGGAAACCGACCCCGAATCCCTCGCCCGGCAACTGCGCGACATCGTGGCCCACCCTGACGTGGACCGCCTGCCGCAGGTCGAGGTCCCGCGCCTGACCCCCCGCGAGTCGGAGGTGCTGCCCCTGCTCGCCCAGGGCTTTTCCAACAAGGAGATCGCCAAGAACCTCGGCGTCAGCCCCGACACGGTCAAGGACCACCTCGCCCGGCTGTACGTGAAACTCGAAGCCGGGGACCGCACCGAGGCGGTCAGCCGGGCGCGGAGCATCGGGCTGCTTCAGTAG
- a CDS encoding AIM24 family protein produces MTNADGSYSLRDFLAQTAERDNPGEVFELESSKMLEVKVNGRIWSKLGAMIAYKGNLSFKREGTLEGGLMKALKRAVSQEMSPLAKIEGRGVAYLADQGKEIQILRLSGESLNVNGNDLLAFEDSVQYDITMQRRVAGMAAGGLFSVRVQGHGLVAILSHGKPLTLRVTPNEPIFTDPNATIAWSGNLQPQLRMDSSLRSMIGRGGGETYQMVFQGDGFVVVQPYEEFEAGMFGEGGGSVGKTLGDLFD; encoded by the coding sequence ATGACGAATGCTGATGGCAGTTACAGTCTCCGCGACTTCCTGGCCCAGACCGCCGAGCGCGACAATCCCGGCGAGGTCTTTGAGCTGGAGTCCAGCAAGATGCTGGAGGTCAAGGTCAACGGCCGCATCTGGAGCAAACTCGGCGCGATGATCGCCTACAAGGGCAACCTCTCCTTCAAGCGCGAGGGCACCCTGGAAGGCGGGCTGATGAAGGCCCTCAAGCGGGCAGTGAGCCAGGAGATGAGTCCGCTCGCCAAGATCGAGGGCCGGGGCGTGGCCTACCTCGCGGATCAGGGCAAGGAGATTCAGATTCTGCGGCTCTCCGGCGAGAGCCTGAACGTGAACGGCAACGACCTGCTCGCCTTCGAGGACTCCGTGCAGTACGACATCACCATGCAGCGCCGGGTGGCGGGCATGGCGGCGGGCGGCCTGTTCAGCGTTCGGGTACAAGGGCATGGGCTGGTCGCCATCCTCAGCCACGGCAAGCCGCTCACACTGCGCGTTACGCCGAACGAGCCGATCTTCACCGACCCCAACGCGACGATTGCCTGGAGCGGCAACCTCCAGCCCCAGCTCCGCATGGACTCCAGCCTGCGCTCCATGATCGGGCGCGGCGGCGGCGAGACCTACCAGATGGTCTTTCAGGGCGACGGCTTCGTGGTGGTGCAGCCCTACGAGGAGTTCGAGGCCGGGATGTTCGGGGAAGGCGGCGGGAGCGTGGGCAAGACGCTGGGCGACCTGTTCGACTGA
- the murG gene encoding undecaprenyldiphospho-muramoylpentapeptide beta-N-acetylglucosaminyltransferase: MSLIVMATGGTGGHIYPAVATARELMGRGHQALLLGQRGGMEERFAADSGLDFHGVDAGKLARSGQGRPDPRELLRAARGVAEARAFLRETRPEAVVGYGGFASLPGVLAAQSLGLPTVLHEQNARLGLTQRLAVGRARAVGTAYPKVVGLNPDKATQVGMPVREERLPRTEALARLGLREGALTVLVMGGSQGSLALNNGVPDVLRSVFGAEGRTSDGQPVQVLHSTGPRWIDEVAPRVADLGWYHPVPYVNAVAAWSAADFGITRAGTGTLAEAAFHGVPLIMVPLPESAENHQFHNAQSVQEAGAGRLVEQSDLAGALGGAVLECAQPGTRAAMREAALGRSPAGAAARLADLVLRHVR; encoded by the coding sequence ATGAGTCTGATCGTGATGGCGACGGGCGGCACCGGGGGGCACATCTACCCGGCGGTCGCCACCGCGCGGGAACTGATGGGCCGGGGACATCAGGCGCTGCTGCTGGGGCAACGCGGTGGCATGGAGGAACGCTTTGCGGCGGACTCCGGCCTGGATTTTCACGGGGTGGACGCGGGGAAACTCGCCCGCAGCGGGCAGGGCCGCCCCGACCCCCGCGAGTTGCTGCGGGCGGCGCGGGGCGTGGCCGAGGCGCGGGCCTTCCTGCGGGAGACGCGGCCGGAGGCGGTTGTCGGCTACGGCGGTTTTGCCAGTCTGCCCGGAGTGCTCGCCGCCCAGAGCCTGGGCCTGCCTACCGTCCTGCACGAGCAGAACGCCCGACTGGGCCTGACCCAGCGCCTCGCCGTGGGCCGGGCGCGGGCGGTGGGTACCGCTTACCCGAAGGTCGTGGGCCTGAATCCCGACAAGGCCACCCAGGTCGGCATGCCCGTCCGCGAGGAACGGTTGCCCCGCACCGAGGCGCTGGCGCGGCTGGGGCTGCGCGAAGGAGCGCTCACCGTGCTGGTCATGGGCGGGTCGCAGGGGTCGCTGGCGCTGAACAACGGGGTGCCCGACGTACTGCGGAGCGTGTTCGGGGCGGAGGGCCGCACCTCGGACGGCCAACCCGTGCAGGTGCTGCACTCCACCGGCCCGCGCTGGATCGACGAGGTGGCCCCCCGCGTGGCCGACCTGGGGTGGTACCACCCCGTTCCGTATGTGAACGCGGTCGCGGCATGGTCGGCGGCCGACTTCGGCATCACGCGGGCGGGCACGGGCACGCTGGCCGAGGCCGCCTTTCACGGGGTGCCGCTGATCATGGTGCCGCTGCCCGAGTCGGCGGAGAACCACCAGTTCCACAACGCGCAGAGCGTGCAAGAGGCGGGGGCGGGGCGGCTGGTGGAACAATCGGACCTCGCCGGGGCGCTGGGCGGGGCGGTGCTAGAGTGTGCCCAGCCCGGCACGCGGGCGGCGATGCGGGAGGCAGCCCTGGGGCGCTCACCCGCCGGGGCCGCCGCGCGGCTCGCGGACCTCGTGCTGCGGCACGTCCGCTGA
- a CDS encoding UDP-N-acetylmuramate dehydrogenase: MTVLSPSRTGARVERQPLARYTTLGVGGESEVWFVADHAQLAEAMEQPYRILGGGSNLVVADEGVPERVIRLTGPLAQADLTPDPVLSTPEQIVTGWVGGGVPLPGLIRKLQKLGLSNLEGTVGIPAQVGGAVWMNAGTRYGEMFDGLHTLEIVTPQGTRQVTPDDLAWGYRDSGIPRNHIVTRVRLRLRPSTPEEVLAKMDFADHARKGQPKMKTPGCAFKNPGGGKGAGQLIDEAGLKGTRVGAAMIAPEHANFIVNLGGATAADVHALLALICDRVGVPLDLEYELWPETLPG, from the coding sequence ATGACCGTCCTGAGCCCAAGCCGCACCGGGGCGCGGGTGGAGCGCCAGCCCCTCGCCCGTTACACCACCCTGGGGGTGGGCGGCGAGTCCGAGGTCTGGTTCGTCGCCGACCACGCCCAGCTCGCGGAGGCGATGGAGCAGCCGTACCGCATCCTGGGGGGCGGCAGCAACCTCGTGGTCGCGGACGAGGGGGTGCCCGAGCGGGTCATCCGTCTGACCGGGCCGCTCGCGCAGGCGGACCTCACGCCCGACCCGGTGCTCAGCACGCCCGAGCAGATCGTCACGGGCTGGGTGGGCGGCGGGGTGCCCCTCCCCGGCCTGATTCGCAAGCTCCAGAAACTCGGCCTGAGCAACCTCGAGGGCACGGTGGGCATTCCCGCGCAGGTGGGCGGCGCAGTGTGGATGAACGCGGGCACCCGCTACGGGGAGATGTTCGACGGCCTGCACACCCTGGAGATCGTGACGCCACAGGGGACGCGGCAGGTCACGCCGGACGACCTCGCCTGGGGCTACCGCGACAGCGGCATTCCCCGGAACCACATCGTGACCCGCGTGCGGCTGCGGCTGCGCCCCTCTACCCCGGAGGAGGTGCTGGCGAAGATGGACTTCGCGGACCACGCCCGCAAGGGGCAGCCCAAGATGAAGACGCCCGGCTGCGCCTTCAAGAACCCCGGCGGGGGGAAGGGTGCGGGCCAACTGATTGACGAGGCGGGGTTGAAGGGCACCCGCGTCGGCGCGGCCATGATCGCCCCCGAGCATGCCAACTTCATCGTGAATCTGGGAGGAGCGACCGCCGCCGATGTCCACGCCCTGCTGGCGCTCATCTGCGACCGCGTGGGCGTGCCGCTGGACCTGGAATACGAGCTGTGGCCGGAGACGTTGCCAGGGTAA
- a CDS encoding pyridoxal phosphate-dependent aminotransferase produces MEAAPSARIALSARALSLKPSATVAVTSRALELRRAGADVLSLSVGEPDFETPPHIKAAGIAAIEAGYTRYTPVNGLPELREAVSAKFARENGLEYAPGDVTVTSGGKQAIFNALLALLNPGDEVLIPAPYWVSYPEMVALTGAVPVPVPTRAEAGFVLDPEEVAARVTPRTRLIVLNSPGNPTGAVFPAGVLEAVADLARRHDLCLLSDEIYEHLTYDAEHVSPARFAPERTLTVNGASKAYAMTGWRIGYAGGPREWIAAMNALQSQSTTGACTVSQHAALAALTDHGATAHFVAGARTAYRERRDFLVAGLNALGLPTPTPQGAFYVLPDTTRLHPDDLEASHLLLERGGLAVVPGTDFGAPGRVRLSYAAGLDTLAEALRRIRRVLD; encoded by the coding sequence ATGGAGGCCGCCCCGTCTGCCCGGATCGCCCTTTCTGCGCGTGCCCTGAGCCTCAAGCCCTCGGCCACGGTTGCGGTCACCTCGCGGGCGCTGGAGTTGCGCCGGGCGGGGGCCGACGTGCTGAGCCTCAGCGTGGGCGAGCCAGATTTCGAGACGCCGCCGCACATCAAGGCCGCTGGCATAGCTGCGATTGAGGCCGGATACACCCGCTACACGCCCGTGAATGGCCTGCCCGAGTTGCGCGAGGCCGTGAGCGCCAAGTTCGCCCGCGAGAACGGGCTGGAGTACGCGCCGGGCGACGTGACGGTCACGAGTGGAGGCAAACAGGCGATCTTCAACGCCCTGCTCGCGCTGCTCAACCCCGGCGACGAGGTGCTCATCCCCGCGCCGTACTGGGTAAGCTATCCGGAGATGGTGGCGCTGACGGGCGCGGTGCCTGTCCCCGTCCCCACGCGGGCGGAGGCAGGCTTCGTCCTCGACCCGGAGGAGGTGGCGGCGCGGGTCACGCCGAGAACGCGCCTGATCGTGCTGAACAGCCCCGGCAACCCGACCGGGGCCGTCTTCCCGGCGGGGGTGCTGGAGGCGGTGGCCGACCTTGCCCGGCGGCACGACCTCTGCCTGCTCTCGGACGAGATCTACGAGCACCTGACCTACGACGCCGAACATGTCAGCCCCGCCCGCTTCGCCCCCGAGCGCACGCTGACGGTGAACGGGGCGAGCAAGGCCTACGCGATGACCGGCTGGCGCATCGGCTACGCGGGCGGGCCGCGCGAGTGGATCGCCGCCATGAACGCCCTGCAATCCCAGAGCACGACGGGGGCCTGCACCGTGTCGCAGCACGCCGCCCTCGCCGCACTGACCGATCACGGGGCAACGGCCCATTTCGTGGCGGGGGCGCGGACCGCCTACCGCGAGCGGCGGGACTTCCTCGTGGCGGGGCTGAACGCGCTGGGTCTGCCCACCCCCACCCCGCAGGGCGCCTTCTACGTCCTGCCCGATACGACCCGGCTGCACCCCGACGACCTGGAGGCCAGCCACCTGCTGCTGGAGCGCGGCGGGCTGGCGGTCGTGCCGGGCACCGACTTCGGGGCACCGGGGCGGGTGCGCCTGAGCTACGCGGCGGGCCTGGACACGCTGGCCGAAGCCTTGCGGCGCATCCGCCGGGTGCTGGATTGA